Within the Vigna angularis cultivar LongXiaoDou No.4 chromosome 10, ASM1680809v1, whole genome shotgun sequence genome, the region GGCTGCTCTGTCTTATCTTCAAATGGGAACGCAAGTTCATGCACACCTTGTCAAAAGTGGTTATGGGGATGACCTCTGTGTGAGCAACTCACTGGCtgatatgtatataaaaaatcataagtTGGTCGAGGCTTTCAGAGCCTTTCATGAGACGCCTAACAAAGATGTGTGCTCTTGGTCCCATATTGCCGCTGGATGTTTACATTTCGGGGAACCGAGAAAAGCACTTGCACTCGTTGCAGACATGAAGAAAATGGGTGTAAAGCCAAACAAATTTACCCTGACAACTGCCCTAAATGCTTGTGCCAGTTTGGCTTCCCTGGAGGAAGGGAAACAGATTCATGGCTTGAGGATCAAACTTGAAGGGGAAATAGACATTGATGTCTGTGTTGATAATGCTACTCTGGATATGTATGCAAAATGTGGATGCATGGATAGTGCATGGGGTCTTTTTCGATCAATGAACTCCCGTTCTGTCATCTCATGGACAACAATGATAATGGCGTGTGCACAGAATGGCCAATCCAGAGAAGctattcaaatttttgatgaaatgaGGGAGACAAGTGTACTGCCAAATCACATCACCTTCGTGTGTGTTCTTTATGCATGTAGTCAAGGTGGTTTTGTTGATGAGGGGTGGAAGTACTTTTCCTCCATGACTCGAGACTACGGAATCTTCCCTGAAGAAGATCACTACGCCTGTATGGTGAATATTCTTGGCAAGGCTGGACTTGTTAAAGAAGCTAAGGAGTTAATCCTAAGAATGCCAGTTCAGCCGAGTGCGCTAGTTTGGCAAACATTGCTCAGTGCTTGTCAGCTTCACGGGGATGTACCAACTGGGAAACTTGCAGCAGAACGTGCCCTAGGACGAGACCAAAAAGACCCATCAACCTATTTGTTGTTGTCTAACATGTTTGCTGAATATAGCAACTGGGATGGCGTGTTGATTATGAGAGACCtgatggagatgaaggatgTAAAGAAAGTTCCAGGATCCAGTTGGATTGAAATGTGAAGTTTTTTCAGACACGGGATTTTCGACACCAACGAACAAGTTTATACAAAAGATTAGGATATCATTTTCAatacaaaactttaaaataaggACTTTACGGGACTTTCTActtatttattgattatttttatctGATTTAGACTTTCAACCCACATTTTAACTCTTAATATTTTATCCTTCAAATATGAGTATAGGGACACTTTCCTCTCAAACCTTTCCTCGGTATTGCTGTTTTATAACCGAACATGCTTTCCCGAAATTaaagatttttaatataaaaacctttaaaacttaattttagtATTCTTTATCTACTTTACATTTGTACTGGTTTCAACATGCTTTGGCcagataaaaatatttctttaacaattttttacaatttttttataatgtatatatatactgtggttaattcatttcaaatagtttttataaaataaattcaaacgaatcaataaaataataatacataatttatttcttaagaaatttttattagttattaacAGAGTCCAAATAATCATTGTGAGatcttttcaaaaaaaaatatcacaagaTTCACCACCAATAAATGATGGACAAACCTAAATCATAAttctattttcaatttaaaactttaaaataataaatttataagtgtttttaattatatactaataacctttctattattatttttatttattgtacaaCTTTCAACTTTTATCATGAAATCAATAAGATTTAACATAAGAAAAATCTTCATttcacatcattttttttttaattttcaatttgttaTTATGTGACATCTTTTTATAGTGAATTTGTATACTGATATTTTGTACCATTTACTAATCTCGTAAGTAAATACAGGAACCAAATAAACAAAGAATTCACATCGAACTCAAAGCTAATAACCACTAAATGCAAAATTTAACAACATTTGcacaaaaatttaagaaaatattgaataaaaatgtataaataataaataagtatatttaattttattctcattttcacTCGTACCATCTAAATGATTTCATTTTCGTTCTtttgcttttccttttttaatgcaaataaaatataagaataaaactaaaattcataGTTGTTTCTTAAAAGACATTTTCTTAGTTTGAGACAAAGATATAGTCATTGAGAATGTGATATGTGGTATACAGGAGGAAGTGTGGATGCTATTCGTTTTGTTTTAAAGAGAcgtgttaaaaaaacatttcttGTGATTTGTTTTCAACAGATAATTTGAAATCACacgttttattttatatttcttttaaaactaaattaacatTACAATAccaaaatgatttatttaaatctataattatttattttataagaaaagatAATAGTTTTAGAAGTTTGAAGAAGAAGGATATTTTCATTGAAGGTGATGATATATTTAGACGGAAGAAGGGTAGGGGTTGGGGATTGTGTTGTTTGATACGTAACGTGGATTGGAAAGGGAAGAAAACAGAAGCTAAGCAGTGATGGAAAGGGCGGCACTGGTTCGCTGTCTGCCGTGCTCTTCGGTTTTGTGCAGAACGTACTTACACTCTCATTCTCACGCCTGTCGCCGTTTCTCCATTCCATCTTTCCCAACCTTTTCGAGACCTTCTTCATTCCTCCGCCGCCGCCCCTCCAGATTGCTTCCGTCTTCTTCCTCGCCCCCTCACTTCCGAACCTCCTCCAATCGTTTCTCTTCGTTCTCCCCTCAAGCTGttctttcttcctctccttctccttctccttctccttccccTCCCCCAGGTATCCGTCTATCTTTATCTTTCCATCCATTTCATCGTTTGGATTTTCTGTCTCATAAATTCCACTGCGTCTATGTAGCCTTTCCTCAGGTTAAGGATGAAGTTGCCCTTGAATTGGGTTTTCAGAAAGTCTCCGAGGAATTCATTCCGGAATGCAAATCTAAAGTGGTGCTTTTCAGGCATATCAAGACTGGGGCTCAAGTCATGTCTGTTTCCAATGATGATGAGAATAAAGTGTTTGGAATTGTTTTCCGCACTCCTCCGTAACTCCGCTTTaccattatctttcatttgctACAAATATTTCTTTACCATTTCAATCTActcattcttcttctctttacATGCTTCTTTTCCCCAGCAAAGACTCCACTGGTATCCCTCACATCTTGGAGCATAGCGTCTTATGCGGCTCGCGAAAATACCCTTTGAAAGAACCATTTGTTGAATTATTGAAAGGAAGCTTGAACACTTTCCTCAACGCATTCACCTATCCCGATAGGACATGCTACCCAGTTGCTTCCACAAATTCAAAGGTCACTTAAATTAACTTCTTTCTCCTCATTGTTCGAACCAATGATTGTTTTGCTTCACACTCGTTACAGCTCAGCTATAACTTTGAAATCTTCCATCTTCCTGAACAGGATTTCTATAATTTGGTTGATGTCTATCTCGATGCTGTATTCTTTCCCAGATGTGTCGAGGACTTTCAGATTTTTCAACAGGAGGGCTGGCACTTTGAGCTCAATGATCCTTCCGAAGATATCACTTATAAAGGTTTCGTGAAACATTATTCATCTCTTTATCCTTCTGCGCACCATTTGTCCTACCTCTATTTTTGGACTCTTATGCATTTCAATAGTTTCTAAAGATGTCGTATTTGTTTTCAGGTGTTGTGTTTAATGAGATGAAGGGTGTCTACTCTCAACCAGATAATATACTTGGGCGTGCTTCTCAGCAGGCTAGTTTTTTAATGGCCTGCCCTTTCCTTATCTTCTTATTTATATTCTGTATTTTGAACCGAACTTTCCCATTTcctatactttttttctttgcacATTTTCGAGTGAAACAATTGAGCACTTGTAATAGTCTTTGGATGAATTTACCTTTTGTTCTCAGCATCGGGTTTTAAATTATGTTGATATTCATCGTTGCAATTTGTAAGCTCCTTTCTCTGGAACCTGAAAGCATACcacattttctaaatttattgaattttccaGTTTCAATTTTATGTTACAAGTACCAATTATGAGGAATTTCGtaatttcttgattattttgttgatttaattttatatcaggCTCTTTTCCCAGACACTACCTATGGCGTTGACAGTGGAGGTGATCCTAGAATTATTCCCAACTTAACATTTGAAGAATTTAAGGTTTGTCTTGAGAATCCTGTTAAATACTTGTTGTACTAATATGTACAagttttttgtttggttttagttGTTTGTAGCCACCAACATTGTTTAGTTTATGCAGCTTAATGGGTAAAGTATACATTTTCATTTGCATTCTCACATTGGTGACCGGTTTACTTTCGTACAGTCTACTGTGGATCTTAAGATTTGCTCCTGCGAATATTTGGTTTTCTTGATTTAAGACCTCTTTCATTTTGAACTTAACTGGCAGGAATTTCACCGCAAGTATTACCATCCTAGTAATTCACGCATATGGTTTTATGGAAATGATGATCCAAATGAGCGGCTGCGAATCCTAAAAGGTACTAAGATTTAGTTTAACTTGCTCCTTAAACATACTTACTGAAAATTGAGAAGAGTGGCATTGTTGTAATGCTCTGGCAAATCCAAGTACTGACTCCTTATTAGAATAAATTTAGTATGTGGTCTAACTCTTGGTCCAAACTCCAAATACATTTACTACTTCCTATGACAATGCAAGGATATTTTTGGATGACCTTTATAGAATTGTACATGTTCTGAATGTATTGTGTGTCTAATGCAAACCACACAATatgtatttatactattttacaaaatcaattatagTAAAACACCTAATAATTAGGAATCAATCATCCTAATTTCCTAGATTATGTAACAGTTAATTTCTTACAAATGTGTAACAACTGATTACATTTTAAGAACCTTGATGGAACTCTTTTAGTGCTCACAAAAGATCCTTATGCGTAATGGTCTTAGCAAAGCAAATCAGATTAAACATAGTGACCTCTTCTAAAATTACATTACAAAAACAGAAGCCATAAAGTATAATCCGACTTACAGTAGTACAATAAAACTTTCCTTGAGCTGGTAGGTACTTTGCAATAGCAAATTACTCCGGtgtttttctctattttaacCACTCCACTTTCTCTATTGCAGATTACTTTCTCTATTATCCCAGATATTTAATCCTAAAAGGAAACCTGTTGTATGACATCTTTGTCCATTCACAATGCatatactttattttacttcaatttcaacaaaaaccCTTTGTTTCCAAAGTTTGTCCCTGAAGTTCAAGTTTAGAGTAAATTTTCTCTTACCACTTCAATCAAAAACTATAACACCTGACAGAATACAATTGGGGATCATCTTGTATGTCCATGATGAGCACATCCAATACTAGATTAAACAAGGACTTAAGGTTGAGCCTTGATGCTATTCTATGTCGATAGGAATGTCCTGAGTTCTCCTACTAGTAGTTACCTCATGTGCATGAGGTTATATTGATTTCCCCTTGGAAGATTCCATTACTTTTTGTCCAAGAGCTTCCAGAATAATTACAGATATATATTTCTTTGGATTTATaggttttactttttatatttctcTGTTTTTTGACACTTCATTTTATACACTGTTATTTTGCTGGTAACTaaaagaatgaacaaaatgatTCCTTGTTTTTCTGTTTATGATCTAATTATAGTGAGTTCAGATTTGTAGCAATAAACCACTTACTTCTTTCTATTCTCTGTTGTCCAGAATATTTAGACTTATTTGATTCTAGTTTGGCCTCTGAAGAATCAAGGGTTGAACCACAGACACTATTTTCAAAGCCAGTCCGAATTGTTGAGACGTATCCTGCTGGTGAAGAGGGTGATTTAAAGAAGAAGCACATGGTCTGTCTTAACTGGTTGCTCTCTGATAAGCCCTTGGACCTGGAAACTGAGCTAACAATAGGATTTCTGAATCACCTTCTGTTGGGCACTCCTGCTTCACCACTGAGGAAAATTTTGCTAGAAAGTGGTCTGGGTGATGCCATTGTTGGTGGTGGGGTTGAAGATGAACTACTCCAGCCTCAATTTAGCATTGGAATGAAGGGTGTTTCTGAAGATGATATTCATAAAGTAGAAGAACTGGTCACAAGTACACTTAAAAAATTGGCAGAGGAAGGTTTTGATACAGATGCCATTGAGGCTTCTATGAATACAATTGAATTTTCTTTGAGAGAGAACAACACTGGGTCATTTCCTCGGGGATTGTCTCTTATGCTCCAGTCCATGGTAAGATAGGCTAAACTTTTTTCTGGTTGAAAATGCACATCCTTCTTCCATTAGGATTTGTATTTGTTCTTGTTGAGAAtcagaataatatattttgtttattttagggGAAACAATATCCTCGATTCATGCAAAATAAATGTAATGAGTCT harbors:
- the LOC108318715 gene encoding pentatricopeptide repeat-containing protein At2g13600; translated protein: MIRSSVSLKAKKGFLLQLQACFVSTAATGEIYSNLLRRYAQDSDLLRGRTIHAKSIKGSIPSTRFLQNHLLNMYVKIGDLSSGLKMFDEMPSRNVVSWSAVMSGCVQNGCAWEALSLFSRMHQEGVTKPNEFTFVSALHACSLSEAENYGTLPHQIYSLVVRSGFMSNIFLLNVFLAALIRHGKLAEAIKVFETSPDKDTVSWNTMIGGYLQFSCGQIPEFWCSMNREGIRPDNFTFTTALTGLAALSYLQMGTQVHAHLVKSGYGDDLCVSNSLADMYIKNHKLVEAFRAFHETPNKDVCSWSHIAAGCLHFGEPRKALALVADMKKMGVKPNKFTLTTALNACASLASLEEGKQIHGLRIKLEGEIDIDVCVDNATLDMYAKCGCMDSAWGLFRSMNSRSVISWTTMIMACAQNGQSREAIQIFDEMRETSVLPNHITFVCVLYACSQGGFVDEGWKYFSSMTRDYGIFPEEDHYACMVNILGKAGLVKEAKELILRMPVQPSALVWQTLLSACQLHGDVPTGKLAAERALGRDQKDPSTYLLLSNMFAEYSNWDGVLIMRDLMEMKDVKKVPGSSWIEM